A region from the Sebastes umbrosus isolate fSebUmb1 chromosome 18, fSebUmb1.pri, whole genome shotgun sequence genome encodes:
- the lin9 gene encoding protein lin-9 homolog, whose translation MAEMDQLLDESSSAEALVSLKEGSLSNTLNEKNSFPRAHNTRGRHSSLTMDTPTRSSKRSRLFREEDESPQQRLPSRSPRRSQRVSTTPQKCSNVVTPDKKASQKIGLRLRNLLKLPKAHKWCIYEWFYSNIDRPLFEGDNEFCLCLKESFPNLKTRKLTRVEWGTIRRLMGKPRRCSSAFFAEERTALRQKRQKMRLLQQRKLSDVSNCKDLPDEIPLPLIIGTKVTARLRGVHDGLFTGQIDAVDTSAATYRVTFDRSGLGTHTVPDYEVLSNEPNETMPISAFAQKHRISRYMQNIMTPPRGPYPSATTPVLMDNDPLINQSPWRNKLPGAEGDTLGGFPVKFLVQVTRLSKILMIKKEHIKHLKEMNTEAEKLKSYSMPIDLDFQKRYATTVLELEQLNKDLNKVLHEVQQFCCDLAPDQGMVPADHPTELRRRCEDEAQQMVQLSSSLKDGQQSVTNTGLTHLVSRLTALLLQIKCLADGGDLNSFEFKSLTDSLNDIKASIDSSNLSCFQNNVEIHVAHIQSGLSQLGNLHAFSANNTNAV comes from the exons ATGGCGGAGATGGACCAGCTGTTAGACGAGA GCTCCTCAGCAGAGGCCCTTGTCAGTCTAAAAG aAGGCAGTTTGTCCAACACTCTGAATGAAAAGAACAGCTTCCCAAGAGCTCACAACACCAGGGGACGACATTCCTCCCTCACAATGGACACA CCCACACGGAGCTCAAAGAGGAGCCGTTTGTTTCGGGAGGAGGATGAGTCGCCCCAGCAGCGTCTCCCCTCCAGATCCCCTCGGAGGAGCCAAAGGGTCAGCACCACACCACAG AAATGTTCTAACGTGGTGACACCAGATAAGAAGGCGTCCCAGAAAATAGGGCTGAGATTAAGAAACCTCCTTAAGCTACCCAAAGCTCACAAATGGTGCATTTATGAATGGTTCTATTCCAATATTGACAG aCCTCTCTTTGAGGGCGACAATGAATTCTGCCTGTGTCTCAAGGAGTCTTTTCCCAACCTGAAAACAAGAAAGTTGACACGGGTTGAGTGGGGAACAATCAGGAGACTGATGGGGAAACCTCGACG ATGTTCATCAGCATTCTTTGCTGAGGAGCGGACAGCGCTGAGACAGAAGAGGCAGAAGATGCGCCTGCTGCAGCAAAGAAAACTGTCTGACGTGTCAAACTGCAAAGACCTTCCAGATGAAATCCCTCTACCCCTCATCATAGGAACCAAAGTCACTG CTCGGCTCCGAGGCGTCCATGATGGGTTGTTCACGGGGCAGATCGATGCTGTGGACACCAGCGCTGCAACCTATCGCGTCACCTTTGACCGCAGTGGCCTGGGAACTCACACTGTGCCTGACTACGAAGTCCTG AGCAATGAGCCCAATGAGACCATGCCCATCTCAGCCTTTGCCCAGAAGCATCGGATATCACGCTACATGCAGAACATCATGACTCCGCCTAGAGGGCCCTACCCGTCCGCTACCACTCCTGTCCTCATG gaCAATGACCCTCTTATCAACCAGTCACCATGGAGGAACAAACTGCCTGGTGCTGAGGGAGATACTCTGGGAGGATTTCCTGTCAAGTTCCTTGTCCAAGTG ACGAGGCTGTCCAAGATCCTCATGATCAAGAAAGAGCACATCAAGCACTTGAAAGAAATGAACACAGAGGCAGAGAAACTG AAGTCGTACTCGATGCCTATTGACCTCGACTTCCAGAAGCGATATGCTACCACGGTGCTTGAGCTTGAACAGCTCAATAAAGATCTCAACAAGGTGCTCCACGAAGTTCAGCAGTTCTGCTGCGAT CTGGCTCCAGATCAGGGCATGGTTCCAGCTGACCATCCCACAGAGCTGCGGCGGCGTTGTGAGGACGAAGCCCAGCAGATGGTGCAGCTGAGCAGCTCGCTGAAGGACGGACAGCAGAGTGTGACAAACACCGGCCTCACGCACCTCGTCTCCCGTCTCACTGCTCTGCTGCTACAGATCAAG TGTCTGGCAGATGGAGGAGATCTGAATTCTTTTGAATTTAAGTCTCTGACAGACTCTCTGAATGACATCAAGGCATCGATTGATTCCTCCAACCTCAG